A stretch of the Nicotiana tabacum cultivar K326 chromosome 6, ASM71507v2, whole genome shotgun sequence genome encodes the following:
- the LOC107779268 gene encoding uncharacterized protein LOC107779268, which translates to MASQAVRVSYPPPLAPTHLIPEDLRPDLEGSDNSADPQSFLDGTLKALRALECSSERVAKLAAYKLEDMANTWYETILLGRSAGAPPLTWDEFTKLFKNHFLPDSLMQQYARDFERLVQTPDMDVSTYNTKFCKLAIYVPHLVPIEEARIQRFVDGLVGHLYTALSPQMKTLSYSDVVDLARKIENKRRPILLLFPGNQGQQQQGSQIGTHMSSQSTYRPHYRQGDRGPSSFGHRNFGQIYATTPVCQTCGRSHLGQCRVLTRECFRCGQLGHHLRDCHQPPRNFNQASIQSAAPTQTTHNTSGATGIGNRGSGVGDLATVNQDKAMLVEARQPELLNDPFLVATPIGESLLAEYVYRACQIRVEVDFHANIVKFEIPNEPNFILRESQVPETCKIVSFMKAQRLLKKVCLGLLAIVSDTRKKIVSIENVPIVREFSDVFPKDLPGLPPVREIDFGIDLLPDTQPISIPPYQMAPA; encoded by the exons atggcttctcaagcTGTGAGAGTCTCATACCCACCTCCTCTTGCTCCCACGCACCTGATACCTGAAGATTTGAGGCCTGACCTTGAAG GTTCCGATAATTCAGCAGATCCTCAAAGTTTCTTGGATGGGACACTTAAGGCATTACGTGCTCTTGAATGTTCTAGTGAGAGAGTCGCGAAGCTCGCAGCATACAAACTAGAGGATATGGCCAACACATGGTATGAAACGATATTGCTAGGAAGGTCAGCAGGAGCACCACCACTGACATGGGACGAGTTCACTAAGTTGTTCAAGAATCATTTTCTTCCAGACAGTCTGATGCAACAATATGCTAGAGACTTTGAGAGATTGGTTCAGACTCCAGATATGGATGTGTCAACATATAACACTAAGTTCTGTAAGCTGGCTATATATGTTCCTCACTTAGTGCCTATCGAAGAAGCTCGAAttcagaggtttgttgatggattgGTTGGTCATTTATACACTGCATTATCCCCACAAATGAAGACTTTATCCTACTCTGATGTAGTCGACCTTGCTAGAAAGATTGAAAACAAAAGAC GTCCCATTCTTCTACTCTTTCCCGGAAATCAGGGACAACAACAACAGGGTTCTCAGATAGGGACACACATGTCTTCACAGTCCACGTACAGACCACATTACAGACAAGGTGATAGGGGACCATCATCTTTTGGACATCGTAATTTTGGGCAGATATATGCCACTACTCCAGTCTGCCAGACTTGCGGTAGATCACATTTGGGCCAATGTCGTGTTCTAACTAGAGAGTGCTTTCGATGTGGCCAGTTGGGACATCACTTGAGGGATTGCCATCAGCCTCCGAGAAATTTCAACCAGGCTTCTATTCAGTCAGCTGCACCGACACAGACTACTCATAATACTTCAGGTGCTACAGGTATAGGAAATAGAGGTTCGGGTGTTGGAGACCTTGCTACTGTGAATCAAGACAAGGCAATGCTGGTAGAGGCCAG ACAGCCCGAGCTATTGAATGATCCTTTTCTAGTTGCTACTCCTATTGGAGAGTCTCTATTAGCTGAATATGTGTATCGTGCTTGTCAGATTCGAGTTGAGG TTGATTTTCATGCAAATATAGTTAAGTTTGAGATACCAAATGAACCCAATTTTATTCTAAGAGAGAGTCAGGTTCCAGAGACTTGCAAAATtgtatcttttatgaaggctcaacgacTTCTGAAGAAAGTTTGCTTGGGTCTCTTAGCTATTGTAAGTGACACAAGAAAGAAAATAGTTAGTATAGAAAATGTACCCATAGTGAGagaattttctgatgtatttcctaaGGATTTACCAGGATTGCCTCCAGTACGAGAAatagactttggtattgatttgctaCCTGACACACAGCCCATATCGATACCCCCATATCAAATGGCACCAGCATAG
- the LOC142182241 gene encoding uncharacterized protein LOC142182241 codes for MGSLAHIAPAKRLLAKDIQRLKDTGIRFSVRNSEALLACAQAKSSIVERIKVTQYEDERLYKYRDEVLAGKSKDMIVESDGVLRMGNRLCVADVDGLRHVILEEAHNSKYTIHPGSTKMYHDLKQFYWWEGVKKDVANFVSSCLTCQHVNIQMAPYEALCGRICRSPIGWFEAGETNLLGPNLVQEAIDKVQLIRQRLLTAQSRQKSYADKRNRDLVFTIGDKVFLRVSPMKGVMRFGKRGKLSSRLIGPYEILEQVGAVAYRLALPPELSFIHPVFHVSMLRKCILDSSQVIEAPTIPLDEKLSYEEDPMAIVDRQVRKLRSKEIVLVKVLWRNHTVEEATWETEDVIRVKYPQLFQSTGTYLS; via the exons atggggagtttggcacatATAGCCCCTGCAAAGAGACTTTTGGCCAAAGATATTCAGAGACTAAAAGATACAGGTATCAGATTTAGTGTCAGAAATTCAGAGGCATTGTTGGCTTGTGCTCAGGCTAAGTCTTCAATAGTTGAGCGCATTAAGGTCACCCAATATGAGGATGAACGATTATATAAATACAGAGATGAGGTTTTAGCTGGTAAAAGCAAGGATATGATTGTTGAAAGTGATGGTGTTCTTCGAATGGGTAACAGGCTATGTGTAGCAGACGTAGATGGATTGAGACATGTTATTCTTGAAGAAGCTCACAACTCTAAATACACTATACATCCTGGATCCACAAAAATGTACCATGACCTGAAGCAATTTTATTGGTGGGAAGGtgtgaagaaagatgttgctaactttgtttctagttgtttgacttgtCAGCATGTCAA tattcaaatggcaccgtacgaAGCATTGTGTGGTAGAatatgtcgttctcctatcggatggtttgaagcTGGTGAGACTAACTTATTGGGACCCAACCTAGTACAAGAAGCTATAGACAAGGTCCAGTTGATCAGACAGAGACTGCTTACAGCTCAAAGCAGACAAAAGTCTTATGCTGATAAGAGAAACAGAGATTTAGTGTTCACAATTGGAGACAAAGTGTTCCTACGAGTCtcccctatgaaaggtgtaatgcggTTTGGGAAAAGAGGCAAGTTGAGCTCCAGGCTTATAGGACCGTATGAGATACTAGAACAAGTGGGAGCGGTGGCTTATCGTTTGGCACTCCCTCCTGAGTTGTCCTTTattcacccagtgtttcatgtctcAATGCTAAGAAAATGTATATTAGACTCATCTCAGGTGATTGAAGCACCGACTATACCGCTCGATGAGAAGTTGTCCTACGAGGAGGATCCGATGGCTATTGttgataggcaagtaagaaagctACGGTCAAAAGAAATTGTGCTCGTTAAAGTCTTATGGAGAAATCATACTGTTGAAGAAGCTACATGGGAAACAGAAGATGTTATACGAGTCAAGTATCCTCAATTATTTCAGTCTACAGGTACGTACCTGAGCTAA
- the LOC107779267 gene encoding uncharacterized protein LOC107779267: MAATPNFLFISSSSSSSFPKDSPLCCHIHNQQQHFKSLLSPFLLFFFTFSFCSLTILVFFLYSKLTKKRINETHQQLKLVQKNLSLQESTKKEDGVTHQSDPTHLTHSILLEILPSSSPKWAKLFSNELGNDDGPNKIDKSGLDADKDDKEKMKKKKRVKKKRPDSNSEEEVKQKKDSGVVKEKEELVCLYPFTKSSSATQRKIKQHYDELVKSHESNGLTLAQVGQFVNCLVEARSELQHKSEIIQRRFTITKALLFKADRSSFVRLRQQIYKLESEQKRLEEDAFVYNWLQQQLKLSPAYKKMLEIGADMEMKAKSNKLVENTDAELPDISFEELLAQEKKDAFWQRNGRTKAYAG, from the exons ATGGCGGCCACTCCTAATTTTCtgttcatctcttcttcttcttcttcttctttcccaaAAGATTCTCCTCTCTGCTGTCACATTCATAATCAACAACAGCATTTTAAATCTCTGTtatctccttttcttttgtttttcttcactTTCTCTTTTTGTTCACTCACCATTCTCGTTTTTTTTCTTTACTCTAAACTCACtaagaaaagaattaatgaaaCCCATCAACAGCTTAAATTAGTACAAAAAAACTTATCTTTACAGGAATCTACAAAGAAAGAAGATGGAGTTACACATCAATCTGACCCGACCCATTTGACCCATTCAATTCTTCTTGAGATCTTACCTTCCAGTTCACCTAAATGGGCCAAACTGTTTTCCAATGAATTGGGTAATGATGATGGCCCGAATAAGATTGATAAATCTGGTCTTGATGCGGATAAGGATGataaggagaagatgaagaaaaagaaacgGGTCAAGAAGAAGAGACCCGATTCGAATAGTGAAGAGGAGGTGAAGCAGAAAAAGGATTCTGGGGTTGTTAAGGAGAAAGAAGAGTTGGTTTGTTTATACCCTTTTACAAAGTCGAGTAGTGCAACTCAGAGAAAGATTAAGCAGCATTATGATGAGCTTGTTAAGTCTCACGAGTCTAATGGATTGACACTGGCTCAG GTTGGTCAATTTGTTAATTGTTTGGTTGAAGCAAGGAGTGAGCTACAGCACAA GTCAGAGATCATTCAACGAAGATTCACAATAACAAAGGCCTTACTCTTTAAGGCTGACAGATCTTCCTTTGTTAGACTACGGCAGCAG ATATACAAGCTAGAATCAGAACAGAAGCGACTGGAAGAGGATGCTTTTGTATATAATTGGCTGCAACAACAGCTGAAGCTCTCGCCAGCATACAAGAAG aTGCTTGAAATTGGTGCAGACATGGAAATGAAAGCAAAATCCAATAAGCTAGTCGAAAACACAGATGCTGAGTTGCCTGATATTTCGTTTGAAGAGTTATTAGCACAAGAAAAGAAAGACGCTTTCTG GCAGAGGAATGGGAGAACGAAAGCATACGCCGGCTGA
- the LOC107779266 gene encoding beta-galactosidase, whose protein sequence is MGSRLIMLNVLVVVLMLLGSWVFCGKASVSYDHKAIIVKGQRRILISGSVHYPRSTPEMWPGIIQKAKEGGIDVIQTYVFWNGHEPQQGKYYFEGRYDLVKFIKLVHQAGLYVHLRIGPYACAEWNFGGFPVWLKYVPGISFRTDNGPFKAAMQRFTTKIVNMMKAERLYETQGGPIIMSQIENEYGPMEWELGAPGKAYAQWAAKMAVGLDTGVPWIMCKQDDAPDPIINACNGFYCDYFSPNKAYKPKIWTEAWTAWFTGFGNPVPYRPAEDLAFAVARFIQKGGSFINYYMYHGGTNFGRTAGGPFIATSYDYDAPLDEYGLLRQPKWGHLKDLHRAIKLCEPALVSGDPTVTPLGHQQEAHVFRSKSGTCAAFLANYNQHSFATVTFANRHYNLPPWSISILPDCKNTVFNTARIGAQSAQMKMTSVSRGFSWDSFNEETASYEDSSFTVVGLLEQINTTRDVSDYLWYSTDVKIDSREGFLRSGKWPWLTIMSAGHALHVFVNGQLAGTAYGSLEKPKLTFSKAVNLRAGVNKISLLSIAVGLPNIGPHFETWNAGVLGPVSLSGLNEGKRDLTWQKWSYKVGLKGEALSLHSLSGSSSVEWVEGSFVAQRQPLTWYKTTFNAPAGNEPLALDLNTMGKGQVWINGQSIGRYWPGYKASGNCGACNYAGWFDEKKCLSNCGEASQRWYHVPRSWLYPTGNLLVLFEEWGGEPHGISLVKREVASVCADINEWQPQLVNWQMQASGKVDRPLRPKAHLSCASGQKISSIKFASFGTPQGVCGSFREGSCHAFHSYDAFERYCIGQNSCSVPVTPEIFGGDPCPHVMKKLSVEVVCS, encoded by the exons ATGGGTTCGAGGCTAATAATGTTGAATGTGTTAGTGGTGGTGTTAATGTTATTGGGTTCATGGGTTTTTTGTGGAAAAGCTTCTGTTTCATATGACCATAAAGCTATTATTGTGAAGGGACAAAGAAGAATTCTTATATCTGGTTCTGTTCATTACCCAAGAAGCACACCTGAG ATGTGGCCAGGTATTATTCAAAAGGCTAAAGAAGGAGGAATTGATGTGATTCAGACTTATGTTTTCTGGAATGGACATGAGCCTCAACAAGGGAAA TATTATTTTGAAGGGAGATATGATTTAGTGAAGTTTATTAAGCTGGTACATCAAGCAGGACTTTATGTCCATCTCAGGATTGGACCTTATGCTTGTGCTGAATGGAATTTTGG GGGTTTTCCTGTTTGGCTAAAGTATGTACCTGGTATTAGTTTCAGAACAGATAATGGTCCTTTCAAG GCTGCAATGCAAAGGTTCACTACTAAGATTGTTAATATGATGAAAGCAGAACGTTTGTATGAAACTCAAGGAGGTCCAATAATTATGTCTCAG ATTGAGAATGAATATGGACCGATGGAGTGGGAATTGGGAGCACCTGGTAAAGCTTATGCACAGTGGGCTGCCAAAATGGCTGTAGGTCTTGACACTGGTGTCCCATGGATCATGTGCAAACAAGACGATGCCCCTGATCCCATT ATTAATGCTTGTAATGGTTTCTACTGTGACTACTTTTCTCCGAATAAGGCTTATAAACCAAAGATATGGACTGAAGCCTGGACTGCATG GTTTACTGGATTTGGAAATCCAGTTCCTTATCGTCCTGCAGAGGATTTGGCGTTTGCTGTTGCAAGATTTATACAGAAGGGAGGTTCCTTCATCAATTATTACATG TATCATGGTGGAACAAACTTTGGCAGGACTGCTGGGGGCCCATTTATTGCTACTAGTTATGACTATGATGCACCTCTTGATGAATATG GTTTATTACGGCAACCTAAATGGGGTCACCTGAAAGATCTGCATAGAGCAATAAAGCTTTGTGAGCCAGCTTTAGTTTCCGGAGATCCAACTGTGACGCCCCTTGGACACCAGCAGGAG GCCCATGTTTTTAGGTCGAAGTCTGGCACTTGTGCTGCATTCCTTGCAAACTACAACCAACACTCTTTTGCTACAGTGACATTTGCAAACAGGCATTATAACTTGCCACCATGGTCAATCAGCATTCTTCCCGACTGCAAGAACACTGTATTTAATACTGCAAGG ATTGGTGCTCAAAGCGCTCAGATGAAGATGACTTCAGTCAGCAGAGGATTCTCTTGGGATTCTTTCAATGAAGAGACGGCATCTTACGAAGACAGTAGTTTTACAGTTGTTGGGTTATTGGAGCAAATAAATACCACAAGAGATGTATCTGATTATTTGTGGTATTCAACTGA TGTCAAGATTGATTCAAGAGAAGGATTTTTGAGAAGTGGAAAATGGCCTTGGCTTACAATCATGTCAGCTGGCCATGCATTGCATGTTTTTGTGAATGGTCAATTAGCAG GAACTGCATATGGAAGTTTAGAAAAACCAAAACTAACTTTCAGTAAAGCTGTAAATCTGAGAGCAGGAGTTAACAAGATTTCTCTGCTGAGCATTGCTGTCGGTCTTCCG AATATCGGCCCACATTTTGAGACATGGAATGCTGGTGTTCTTGGTCCAGTTTCGCTTAGTGGTCTTAATGAGGGGAAAAGAGATTTAACATGGCAGAAATGGTCTTACAAG GTTGGTCTGAAAGGAGAAGCCTTGAGCCTTCATTCACTTAGTGGTAGCTCATCAGTTGAGTGGGTTGAGGGCTCTTTTGTGGCTCAAAGACAGCCGCTCACATGGTACAAG ACTACTTTCAATGCTCCAGCTGGAAACGAGCCTTTGGCTTTAGACTTGAATACCATGGGCAAAGGCCAAGTGTGGATAAATGGCCAAAGCATCGGACGCTACTGGCCTGGATATAAAGCATCTGGTAACTGCGGTGCCTGTAACTATGCAGGCTGGTTTGATGAGAAAAAGTGCCTAAGTAACTGCGGAGAGGCTTCACAACGATG GTATCATGTTCCTCGGTCTTGGCTGTATCCTACtggaaatttgttagttttatttgAGGAATGGGGAGGAGAGCCTCATGGAATCTCTTTGGTAAAAAGAGAAGTAGCAAGTGTTTGTGCAGATATAAATGAATGGCAACCGCAGTTGGTTAATTGGCAAATGCAAGCATCTGGTAAAGTCGACAGACCTCTCAGGCCTAAAGCTCACCTCTCATGCGCTTCTGGTCAGAAGATTTCTTCAATCAAATTTGCAAGCTTTGGAACACCACAGGGGGTCTGTGGAAGTTTCCGCGAAGGAAGCTGCCATGCTTTTCACTCATATGATGCTTTTGAAAGG TACTGCATCGGGCAAAATTCGTGCTCCGTACCTGTGACACCAGAGATCTTTGGAGGTGATCCATGTCCACATGTTATGAAGAAACTCTCAGTTGAGGTTGTTTGCAGCTGA
- the LOC142182242 gene encoding uncharacterized protein LOC142182242, translating into MSFVYGYNTARGRRVLWETLRHISTYTIEPWIILGDFNVILSTKDRINGLPVHVNETVEFPSCVTDTDTGLGQVNRKGWQYSWCNKRDGDDRIYSHIDWVMGNDKWFQEYGNLEVVYYNPECLDHTPIVIRTLIPRQKLKRPFRLLNVLIMQDSFKKAVKQCWEQNITGCHIYRL; encoded by the coding sequence ATGTCTTTTGTATATGGTTACAATACTGCACGGGGCAGAAGGGTACTATGGGAGACACTAAGGCACATTAGCACTTATACTATTGAGCCTTGGATTATTCTTGGTGATTTCAATGTTATTCTCTCCACAAAAGATAGAATTAATGGGCTGCCAGTACATGTAAATGAAACAGTTGAATTTCCATCTTGTGTCACTGATACTGATACTGGACTGGGCCAAGTTAATAGAAAAGGTTGGCAATACTCATGGTGTAATAAGAGAGATGGAGATGATAGAATTTATAGCCATATTGATTGGGTGATGGGTAATGATAAGTGGTTTCAAGAATATGGAAATCTAGAGGTTGTTTACTATAATCCAGAATGCTTAGATCATACTCCCATTGTTATCAGAACACTGATCCCTCGACAAAAGTTGAAAAGACCTTTCAGACTCCTCAATGTACTAATCATGCAGGACTCATTTAAGAAAGCTGTAAAACAATGTTGGGAGCAAAACATCACTGGATGCCATATATATAGACTATAG